From uncultured Bacteroides sp., a single genomic window includes:
- the pflA gene encoding pyruvate formate-lyase-activating protein — MINVHSYESMGTFDGPGLRLVVFLQGCNFRCKYCANPDTITLKGGKPTEIEEIVRMALSQKAFFGKKGGITFSGGEPTLQAKELIPLFRRLKEEGIHICLDSNGGNMNDDVKELLSLTDLVLLDIKEFNPDHHMILTERSNAQTLSTAAYLEENKRPMWLRYVLVPGYSDFEEDIIALCEHFKSYSIIQRIEILPYHTLGKHKYEALKKPYLLEEVKENTPAQLEHARELFSRYFSEVYVN; from the coding sequence ATGATCAACGTTCATTCATATGAATCTATGGGAACCTTCGACGGTCCCGGTCTGCGATTGGTAGTATTCCTGCAAGGATGCAACTTTCGCTGCAAGTACTGTGCCAATCCTGATACAATTACTCTGAAAGGCGGCAAGCCAACAGAGATTGAAGAGATTGTGCGTATGGCTCTCAGTCAGAAGGCTTTCTTCGGAAAGAAAGGCGGCATCACCTTTAGCGGTGGCGAGCCTACTCTTCAGGCAAAGGAACTGATTCCTTTATTCCGCAGACTCAAGGAAGAAGGAATACATATTTGTCTGGATTCCAATGGAGGAAATATGAATGATGATGTGAAAGAACTTCTTTCGCTAACGGATCTGGTTCTTTTAGATATAAAGGAATTCAATCCCGATCATCACATGATACTTACAGAACGCAGCAATGCTCAGACTCTGAGCACTGCTGCTTATCTGGAAGAAAATAAACGCCCAATGTGGCTTCGCTATGTATTGGTTCCCGGATACAGTGATTTCGAGGAAGATATCATTGCTCTGTGCGAACATTTCAAGTCTTATTCCATTATTCAGCGCATTGAAATACTTCCTTATCACACGCTGGGCAAGCATAAATATGAAGCTTTAAAGAAGCCTTACCTACTGGAAGAGGTAAAAGAAAATACTCCAGCCCAACTGGAGCATGCACGGGAACTATTCTCCCGTTATTTCTCTGAGGTTTATGTAAATTGA
- the pflB gene encoding formate C-acetyltransferase, giving the protein MELNKTFKDGIWSKEINVRDFVLTNINPYDGDASFLTGPTERTKKIWNLCLSAIAEERANNGVRSIDNKTVSTISSHKAGYIDKENELIVGLQTDELLKRAIKPFGGINVVAKACKECGVEVDEKVKDIFTHYRKTHNEGVFDVYTDEIRSFRSLGFLTGLPDNYARGRVIGDYRRMALYGLDRLIAAKIEDLHNLTGPMDEARIRLREEVKEQIKALNEMKVMGEYYGLDLSRPAYTAQEAVQWVYMAYLAAVKEQDGAAMSLGNVSSFLDIYIDYELCQGTIDESFAQELIDQFVIKLRMVRHLRMSSYNDIFAGDPTWVTESLGGRFNDGRHKVTKTSFRFLQTLYNLGASPEPNLTVLWSPELPEGFKDFCAKVSIDTSSIQYENDDLMRAVRHSDDYGIACCVSFQDIGRQIQFFGARTNLAKALLLAINGGRCENTGTLMVKGIPALKSDVLNFDEVMANYKLVLKEVARVYNDAMNIIHYMHDKYYYEKAQMALIDTNPRINLAYGAAGLSIAADSLSAIKFAKVTARRNELGLTEGFDINGEFPCYGNDDDKVDTLAVDLTHYFSEELSKLPIYKNARPTLSILTITSNVMYGKKTGATPDGRKKGMAFAPGANPMHGRDQKGAIASLTSVAKINYDDAQDGVSNTFSIVPKSLGVTAEDRVENLVSMMDGYFSKGAHHLNVNVLNREMLEDAMEHPENYPQLTIRVSGYAVNFVSLSREHQLEVISRSFHSKM; this is encoded by the coding sequence ATGGAATTGAATAAAACCTTTAAAGACGGAATTTGGAGCAAAGAAATTAATGTTAGAGACTTCGTTCTTACCAACATCAATCCTTACGATGGTGATGCATCATTTCTTACCGGACCAACTGAACGTACAAAAAAAATCTGGAATCTATGCCTTTCTGCAATTGCAGAAGAAAGAGCAAACAATGGCGTTCGCTCTATCGATAACAAAACCGTATCAACGATTTCTTCACATAAAGCTGGCTACATAGACAAAGAAAACGAGTTAATCGTTGGCTTGCAAACCGATGAACTTTTAAAAAGAGCTATCAAACCTTTCGGGGGCATCAATGTTGTAGCTAAAGCTTGCAAAGAATGCGGCGTTGAAGTTGATGAAAAAGTAAAAGATATCTTCACTCATTATCGTAAAACACATAACGAAGGTGTTTTTGATGTATATACAGACGAAATTCGTTCATTCCGCTCACTGGGTTTCTTAACAGGTTTACCTGATAATTATGCTCGCGGCCGTGTTATTGGTGACTATCGTCGTATGGCTCTTTATGGTCTAGACAGACTTATTGCAGCTAAGATTGAAGATCTTCACAATCTTACAGGACCAATGGATGAAGCACGTATCCGTTTACGTGAAGAGGTTAAAGAACAGATCAAAGCTCTGAACGAAATGAAAGTGATGGGCGAATATTACGGATTAGATCTTTCTCGCCCTGCATATACTGCTCAGGAAGCCGTTCAATGGGTATACATGGCTTATCTGGCTGCTGTAAAAGAGCAAGACGGAGCTGCTATGTCTCTTGGAAATGTTTCTTCTTTCCTTGATATCTACATTGATTACGAATTATGTCAGGGAACTATTGACGAATCATTTGCTCAGGAATTGATTGACCAGTTTGTAATTAAGTTACGTATGGTTCGTCACCTTAGAATGAGTTCTTACAATGATATCTTTGCCGGTGACCCAACATGGGTAACTGAATCACTTGGTGGTCGTTTTAACGACGGTCGTCATAAAGTAACAAAGACTTCTTTCCGTTTCTTACAGACATTATATAATTTAGGAGCTTCTCCAGAACCAAACTTAACAGTTCTTTGGTCGCCTGAATTACCAGAAGGATTCAAAGATTTCTGTGCAAAAGTTTCTATAGATACTTCATCTATCCAGTATGAAAATGACGACTTAATGCGTGCCGTTCGTCACAGTGACGATTACGGAATTGCTTGTTGCGTTTCTTTCCAGGATATAGGTCGCCAGATTCAGTTCTTCGGAGCACGTACCAACTTGGCAAAAGCATTATTGCTTGCAATCAATGGAGGACGATGTGAAAATACCGGAACATTAATGGTTAAGGGTATTCCTGCTTTGAAAAGCGATGTACTTAACTTTGATGAAGTGATGGCTAATTATAAGCTTGTATTGAAAGAAGTTGCTCGTGTATATAATGACGCGATGAACATTATTCACTACATGCACGATAAGTATTACTACGAAAAGGCTCAGATGGCTCTTATTGATACCAATCCTCGTATCAACTTAGCTTACGGTGCTGCCGGATTATCTATTGCTGCCGATTCACTTTCTGCCATTAAATTCGCAAAGGTTACTGCCCGCCGCAATGAACTTGGTCTGACTGAAGGCTTTGATATTAACGGAGAATTCCCTTGCTACGGAAATGATGACGATAAAGTAGATACTTTAGCTGTAGACCTGACTCACTATTTCAGTGAAGAACTTAGCAAGCTTCCTATCTACAAGAATGCCCGCCCAACTCTTTCTATTCTTACAATTACTTCAAATGTAATGTATGGTAAAAAGACTGGTGCTACTCCTGACGGACGTAAGAAAGGTATGGCTTTCGCTCCGGGTGCAAACCCAATGCACGGACGTGATCAGAAGGGTGCTATCGCTTCTCTTACATCTGTAGCTAAGATTAATTACGATGATGCTCAGGATGGAGTAAGTAATACATTCTCTATTGTTCCTAAATCACTTGGTGTAACAGCTGAAGATCGTGTTGAGAACCTTGTATCAATGATGGATGGTTACTTCAGTAAAGGTGCACACCACTTGAATGTGAATGTACTTAACCGTGAAATGCTGGAAGATGCAATGGAACATCCTGAAAACTATCCACAGCTTACAATTCGTGTATCTGGTTATGCTGTAAACTTTGTCAGCCTGAGCCGCGAACACCAGTTGGAAGTTATTTCAAGAAGTTTCCACTCAAAGATGTGA
- a CDS encoding ROK family protein, protein MDYKNDSRIVMTLDAGGTNLEFSAIQRGIEIIKPVRMLSCTTDKMECLSQIVRGFKMVSSMIMQQPAAISFAFPGPADYQKGIIGDLPNFPCFTGGFALGPALNRIFHLPVFINNDGNLFAYGEAMSGTLPYINKRLEEKKSEKRFHNLIGITLGTGFGCGVVINNRLVIGDNATGGDIWCFRNKRHSHLIVEESVSIRAVKRVYQELSGTKENLTPKDIFDIAEQKRAGDTQAARRSFEELGEMAGDALASAVTIVDGMIIVGGGLAGASKYIIPSIVKELNYHLKLTDGTEVPRIQMRAYNLDEETEWKGFIAGEERIIPIPQSNETVKYDPLKRIGVMTTRQSTSQSIAMGAYLYALSHL, encoded by the coding sequence ATGGATTATAAAAACGATTCACGTATAGTAATGACATTGGATGCGGGCGGAACCAATTTGGAGTTTTCTGCTATCCAACGTGGCATAGAGATTATAAAACCTGTTAGAATGCTCTCATGCACTACCGATAAGATGGAATGTCTCTCGCAGATAGTAAGAGGTTTCAAGATGGTATCGTCGATGATAATGCAACAGCCTGCTGCTATCAGCTTCGCCTTTCCAGGACCAGCTGACTATCAAAAAGGAATCATCGGCGATCTGCCCAACTTTCCCTGTTTCACCGGTGGATTTGCATTAGGACCCGCATTGAATAGAATATTCCACCTGCCTGTATTCATCAATAACGATGGAAATCTGTTTGCTTATGGCGAAGCTATGTCGGGGACTCTTCCTTACATCAATAAAAGGCTTGAAGAAAAAAAAAGTGAGAAACGTTTTCACAATTTGATTGGCATAACACTGGGAACAGGTTTCGGCTGCGGAGTGGTTATCAACAATCGGTTGGTTATTGGCGACAACGCTACTGGAGGTGATATTTGGTGCTTTCGTAACAAAAGACACTCACATCTTATCGTCGAAGAGAGTGTCAGTATCAGGGCCGTCAAACGCGTTTATCAAGAACTTTCGGGAACAAAAGAGAATTTGACCCCGAAAGACATATTCGATATCGCCGAGCAAAAAAGAGCGGGAGATACGCAAGCTGCCCGTCGCAGTTTCGAAGAATTGGGTGAAATGGCAGGAGATGCTTTGGCTTCGGCAGTGACAATCGTAGATGGTATGATTATAGTAGGAGGTGGACTGGCAGGAGCATCAAAGTACATCATTCCCAGTATAGTAAAAGAGCTTAACTACCATCTAAAATTGACCGACGGAACAGAAGTTCCACGCATCCAGATGAGGGCTTATAATCTTGACGAGGAAACCGAATGGAAAGGTTTCATAGCTGGCGAAGAAAGAATAATACCCATACCCCAAAGCAATGAAACCGTGAAATACGATCCGTTAAAACGTATTGGCGTGATGACTACAAGACAATCAACCAGCCAATCTATCGCTATGGGAGCCTATCTATACGCATTGTCACATCTTTAA
- a CDS encoding Smr/MutS family protein produces MIYPHNFEQKIGFDTIRELLKVKCLSTLGEERVDNMSFTDQFAGIEEQLCRVTEFVRIIQEEDGFPDQYFFDVRPSLKKIRIEGTYLDEQEVFDLRRSLETIRDIVKFLDREDDEDSTVPYPHLKSLAGDIAVFPQLIGKIDQILNKYGKIKDNASTELSRIRRELNSTMSGISRSLNAILRNAQSEGYVDKDVTPTMRDGRLVIPVAPGLKRKIKGIVHDESASGKTVFIEPAEVVEANNRIRELEGEERREIIRILVEFSKLLRPSVPEILQSYEFLAEIDFIRAKAHFAIQINAIQPALEDKQLIDWTDAVHPLLQLSLAKHGKKVVPLELELNKKQRILIISGPNAGGKSVCLKTVGLLQYMLQCGMPVPLHERSHAGIFSNIFIDIGDEQSIEDDLSTYSSHLLNMKNMMKGCNAQSLILIDEFGGGTEPQIGGAIAESVLKRFNEKETFGVITTHYQNLKHFAEDHEGVVNGAMLYDRHLMQALFQLQIGNPGSSFAVEIARKIGLPEEVIADASEIVGSEYINADKYLQDIVRDKRYWENKRQNIRQREKQMEDTIARYQAEIEDLNHSRKEIIRQAKEDAERLLSDSNAKIENTIRLIKEAQAEKEQTRLIRKELSDFKESIDEVGSKEHEEKIARKMEKLREKQGRKKEKKSSPEKVVHKEVKVEPLTPGCPVKIKGQTSVGELLDVNGKNAVVAFGMIKTSIKLEKLERATGQQPKKEQKSTFVSSQTQDEMYEKKLHFKQDIDVRGMRGDEALQAVTYFVDDAIQIGVGRVRILHGTGTGILRKLIRQYLETVSGIAHFQDEHIQFGGAGITVVDLE; encoded by the coding sequence ATGATATATCCCCATAACTTTGAACAGAAGATAGGATTCGACACCATTCGTGAATTACTGAAGGTAAAATGCCTTAGTACACTTGGCGAAGAACGTGTGGACAATATGAGTTTCACCGATCAATTTGCCGGGATTGAGGAACAATTGTGCCGGGTAACGGAATTTGTTCGCATCATTCAGGAAGAGGACGGATTCCCGGACCAATACTTTTTTGATGTGCGTCCTTCTCTAAAGAAGATTCGCATTGAAGGTACGTATCTGGACGAGCAGGAAGTATTCGATCTTCGCCGTTCACTGGAAACCATTCGCGACATCGTGAAGTTTCTCGACCGTGAAGATGATGAAGATTCAACTGTGCCCTACCCTCACCTGAAAAGTCTTGCCGGAGACATTGCCGTGTTTCCACAACTTATTGGCAAGATTGATCAGATTCTGAACAAATATGGGAAGATTAAAGATAATGCTTCTACGGAATTATCCCGTATCCGAAGGGAATTAAACAGTACAATGAGCGGAATATCCCGCAGCCTTAACGCTATTCTTCGGAATGCTCAAAGCGAGGGGTATGTGGATAAGGACGTAACGCCTACCATGCGCGACGGACGATTGGTGATTCCTGTTGCTCCGGGATTGAAACGCAAAATCAAAGGTATCGTTCATGACGAATCCGCCAGCGGAAAAACTGTATTCATTGAACCTGCCGAAGTTGTGGAGGCAAACAACCGGATTAGGGAGTTAGAAGGGGAAGAACGAAGAGAAATTATCCGAATCCTGGTTGAATTTTCCAAATTGCTACGTCCTTCCGTTCCTGAAATTCTTCAAAGTTATGAGTTCCTTGCTGAGATTGATTTTATTCGTGCCAAGGCACATTTTGCAATACAGATCAATGCCATCCAACCAGCTTTGGAAGATAAGCAGCTTATTGACTGGACCGATGCGGTTCACCCGTTGCTGCAGCTATCTTTAGCGAAGCATGGCAAGAAGGTAGTGCCGCTGGAACTGGAACTAAACAAGAAACAACGTATACTTATCATATCCGGCCCAAATGCCGGTGGTAAATCGGTCTGTCTTAAAACCGTTGGTTTGCTGCAATACATGCTGCAATGCGGTATGCCTGTACCGCTCCACGAGCGGAGTCATGCCGGAATATTCAGCAATATCTTTATTGATATTGGCGATGAGCAGTCTATTGAGGACGATTTAAGTACATATAGTTCGCATCTGCTGAACATGAAAAACATGATGAAGGGATGCAATGCTCAAAGTCTTATCCTTATTGACGAGTTTGGTGGTGGTACAGAACCACAGATTGGCGGTGCAATCGCAGAATCCGTCCTGAAACGTTTCAATGAAAAAGAGACTTTCGGGGTTATTACTACGCACTATCAGAATCTGAAACATTTCGCTGAAGATCATGAAGGGGTGGTTAATGGAGCCATGCTCTACGACCGTCACCTGATGCAGGCACTTTTCCAACTCCAGATTGGTAATCCGGGTAGCTCTTTCGCTGTAGAAATTGCACGAAAGATCGGACTTCCGGAAGAAGTAATCGCAGATGCTTCTGAGATTGTGGGAAGTGAGTACATTAATGCGGATAAATACCTGCAGGACATTGTACGCGATAAGCGATACTGGGAGAATAAACGTCAGAATATCCGCCAGCGTGAGAAGCAGATGGAGGACACCATTGCTCGCTATCAGGCAGAGATAGAGGATCTGAACCATTCACGCAAAGAGATTATCCGCCAGGCAAAGGAGGATGCAGAGCGCTTATTATCTGATTCAAACGCAAAGATTGAAAATACGATCCGTCTGATCAAGGAGGCTCAGGCAGAGAAAGAGCAGACAAGACTGATACGTAAGGAGTTGAGCGACTTTAAGGAATCAATTGATGAAGTAGGTTCCAAAGAACATGAGGAGAAGATTGCCCGCAAAATGGAGAAACTCCGTGAGAAACAAGGTAGGAAGAAGGAGAAAAAGAGCTCTCCGGAGAAGGTTGTCCACAAAGAAGTGAAAGTTGAGCCGCTTACTCCAGGCTGTCCGGTAAAAATTAAAGGGCAGACATCCGTGGGCGAACTGCTTGATGTTAACGGAAAGAATGCAGTGGTAGCCTTTGGAATGATCAAAACATCGATTAAGCTCGAAAAGCTGGAACGTGCAACTGGTCAGCAACCTAAGAAGGAACAGAAAAGTACGTTTGTAAGCTCGCAAACTCAGGATGAGATGTATGAAAAGAAACTGCACTTCAAGCAAGACATCGATGTTCGCGGCATGAGAGGCGACGAGGCTTTGCAGGCTGTGACCTATTTCGTAGACGATGCTATTCAGATTGGCGTAGGCAGGGTTCGCATTCTTCACGGAACGGGAACCGGTATTCTGCGTAAGCTAATCCGGCAATATCTGGAAACAGTGAGTGGCATTGCCCATTTTCAGGACGAACATATACAATTTGGCGGAGCCGGAATTACAGTTGTTGATTTGGAATAA
- a CDS encoding glycosyl hydrolase: MKKVYYLFCCLCGALFFTASASAHETIKTHYDGILDFRVTNYYKSRTDGNPGRLLILEYHGPDRNKQAKLEVKVKHITEYYPLDLSANSISIVLPNGIGVNTTDTIMVRLLVGKRQLQQLVVVPQMRYWTVYIYPHSHVDIGYTNTQDNVAFIHKRNLDVAMELAEKTKDYPEGARFKWNPEVTWPIERYLHSNLEEKNRRLLDAIRKGAINVDASYVNTNTSACNDEELYHLYSYGKELEKLTGKKVKTIVQVDIPGVSWGVVPVANQLGISYFLSLYNGGDRTGLAHLVDFKPFWWKGSDGRSKVLFLQPGSYGPGAWIKGKDFWPLMAGQTDSTKLLRVVKTDNPRKNFVDVYLDDILPELEKAKDYPYNIFPMSWCMADNTPVDADLPDGVKSWNEEYAYPRMVICSATEMMEAFANKYGDVIPTRSGDFTEYWTDGLGSAAAYTGQAREVKERLIQVESLRCMLHDKNIIDSAFNDKINEAWRNVIMGTEHTWAYMAPDKKPISDDILKVKFGYFDRAKAMTDSLMQAIVSDASRAGSRTRAVVNTDSWERSSLVRLSAVESVGINSVYDDMGKEVLSQRLSTGELIFFASHVPALGMRKYVLSEKKSTLKKNGMKVTSAEINNGLAKLCIDSHTGDIASYIYKGTNFVNDKALLGLNSFRYLHGSQPTGLATRAYQIKVKVKERGPLTCSLLITSDAEGCNSLSREIVLTYGSPKVDIVNIVDKIAIKQKEGIHFGFAFNVPDATVRANVPWGVMELEKDQIDAANRNWISFERWLDISNKELGVTWCSQNACMFENGDMTANVIGSAVKSPEWITKLTPSAIIYSWALNNHWHTNFPLSQSGKISFRYSILPHLSTYRAEEANRFGIESCRPLLSFAVSNDFQLDNPISLSGSDNVFVTIYKTVSEKTSIMRFSSLSDKDENISLSWRDHQPKLSYCSTGETGDLAIQGKMVTIPAKGSVTIRIEW; the protein is encoded by the coding sequence ATGAAAAAAGTCTACTACTTATTCTGCTGTCTATGCGGAGCACTATTTTTCACTGCCTCTGCAAGTGCGCATGAGACCATAAAAACTCATTACGATGGCATATTGGACTTCAGAGTGACCAACTATTACAAGTCTAGAACTGACGGAAATCCGGGGCGACTATTGATATTGGAATATCATGGTCCTGACAGAAATAAGCAGGCTAAACTCGAAGTGAAAGTCAAACACATTACCGAATATTATCCGTTGGATTTGTCGGCTAATTCTATATCAATAGTTTTACCTAATGGTATCGGCGTGAACACCACAGATACCATTATGGTACGTCTACTCGTTGGAAAACGTCAGTTGCAGCAACTGGTTGTTGTACCGCAGATGCGCTATTGGACAGTTTATATTTATCCTCATTCGCACGTTGATATAGGTTATACCAATACTCAAGACAATGTAGCGTTTATCCACAAGCGCAATCTGGACGTAGCCATGGAGCTGGCTGAAAAGACAAAAGATTACCCAGAAGGTGCCCGGTTCAAATGGAACCCGGAAGTGACATGGCCTATAGAACGTTATCTGCATAGCAATTTGGAAGAAAAGAACCGCCGATTGTTGGATGCTATACGCAAAGGTGCTATAAATGTGGACGCAAGCTATGTGAATACGAATACGTCGGCTTGCAACGATGAAGAACTATATCATCTATACAGTTATGGTAAAGAACTGGAAAAACTGACCGGAAAGAAAGTAAAGACCATTGTACAAGTAGATATCCCCGGAGTGTCGTGGGGAGTAGTGCCTGTAGCCAATCAATTAGGTATTTCTTATTTCCTCTCGCTATATAATGGAGGCGATAGAACAGGTTTAGCTCATCTTGTCGACTTCAAACCCTTCTGGTGGAAAGGTTCCGACGGACGATCTAAGGTGCTGTTTCTACAGCCTGGTTCTTATGGACCTGGAGCATGGATCAAAGGAAAAGATTTTTGGCCATTGATGGCGGGACAAACCGATAGTACCAAATTGTTACGAGTGGTCAAGACTGATAATCCACGCAAGAACTTTGTTGATGTATATTTGGACGATATACTTCCCGAATTGGAGAAAGCCAAAGACTATCCTTACAATATCTTCCCGATGAGCTGGTGCATGGCCGACAATACGCCTGTAGATGCCGATCTGCCCGATGGAGTGAAGAGTTGGAACGAAGAATATGCCTATCCTCGAATGGTAATATGTAGTGCCACAGAAATGATGGAAGCTTTTGCAAACAAATATGGAGATGTCATTCCAACCCGTAGTGGAGATTTTACTGAATATTGGACAGACGGATTAGGATCAGCAGCTGCCTATACGGGACAAGCACGTGAGGTGAAAGAACGACTCATTCAAGTGGAATCATTACGATGTATGCTGCATGACAAGAATATTATAGATAGTGCCTTCAATGACAAAATAAACGAGGCATGGCGCAATGTGATAATGGGTACCGAACATACATGGGCCTATATGGCACCCGACAAGAAACCTATCAGCGATGATATTCTTAAAGTGAAATTCGGCTATTTCGACAGAGCCAAGGCGATGACCGATTCGTTGATGCAAGCTATCGTATCTGATGCAAGTAGGGCAGGTAGCCGTACGAGAGCTGTCGTCAATACTGATTCGTGGGAACGTTCATCACTCGTACGTCTCTCGGCTGTAGAATCAGTCGGAATAAATAGTGTATACGATGATATGGGAAAAGAAGTCCTATCACAACGACTCTCGACAGGAGAGCTTATATTCTTCGCATCTCATGTCCCGGCTTTGGGAATGCGTAAATACGTGCTGTCGGAGAAAAAATCTACATTGAAAAAGAATGGAATGAAGGTGACATCTGCTGAGATAAACAACGGACTGGCAAAGCTTTGCATTGATTCGCATACGGGTGATATAGCAAGCTACATATATAAAGGAACTAACTTCGTGAACGACAAAGCCCTCTTGGGGCTTAACAGCTTCCGCTATTTACATGGCTCGCAGCCTACAGGACTGGCGACACGAGCTTATCAAATAAAGGTAAAAGTGAAAGAACGCGGTCCGTTGACCTGTTCACTGCTCATTACATCGGATGCAGAAGGATGTAATAGTCTATCGAGAGAGATTGTACTGACCTATGGTTCTCCTAAGGTTGATATTGTAAATATAGTCGACAAAATAGCCATTAAACAGAAAGAAGGTATTCATTTTGGCTTCGCCTTCAACGTGCCCGATGCCACGGTTAGAGCTAACGTACCTTGGGGAGTTATGGAATTGGAAAAAGACCAGATAGACGCTGCTAACCGCAATTGGATATCTTTCGAACGTTGGCTCGATATATCGAACAAGGAGCTTGGCGTGACATGGTGTTCGCAGAATGCATGTATGTTTGAAAATGGCGATATGACTGCCAATGTTATCGGATCGGCCGTGAAGAGTCCTGAATGGATTACCAAACTGACACCATCGGCTATTATCTATTCATGGGCATTGAACAACCATTGGCACACCAACTTTCCACTGAGCCAGTCGGGCAAGATATCATTCAGATACAGTATCTTGCCTCATTTATCAACTTACAGAGCTGAAGAAGCGAACAGATTTGGAATAGAGTCGTGTCGTCCGTTGTTGAGTTTTGCTGTATCGAATGACTTTCAGCTTGATAACCCTATCAGTCTTTCGGGCAGCGATAATGTTTTTGTGACCATATACAAGACAGTATCGGAGAAGACTTCGATTATGCGCTTTTCTTCTCTATCGGATAAAGATGAAAACATTTCTTTGAGTTGGAGAGATCATCAGCCTAAACTTTCGTATTGTTCGACAGGCGAAACAGGCGATTTGGCCATACAAGGAAAAATGGTCACGATACCAGCAAAAGGCAGCGTGACCATCAGAATAGAATGGTAA
- a CDS encoding MFS transporter: MKHTKIYPLLLGFFVMGFVDIVGIATNYVKVDFHLSDAIANLLPLMVFIWFALFSIPTGALMNKYGKRNVVIFSLLITLIAMLIPILFYSFAMSLVAFALLGIGNTIIQVSLNPMTAETVDKPFVLSTLTWGQFFKSISSFLGPILVGTSAAYLGDWKYVFIAYSIVTLLCMIWIKASINNTFTATPVVNPAKTFALLANKTLLRLFVGILMIVGLDVGLNTTIPRYLIEHCHILLDSAALGTSVYFAAKITGTLTGAILLTKVRGGRMLRYCMITAFAAFTCLLLTNRIECLLVFIFIIGLACANVFSIIYASAIQYMPHKDNEVSALMIMAVSGGALISPLMGFIADISNQTLSMAILLICIIYLFFISFKLE; this comes from the coding sequence ATGAAACACACAAAAATATATCCATTACTGCTCGGTTTCTTCGTCATGGGCTTTGTCGACATAGTAGGAATAGCTACTAACTATGTAAAAGTCGATTTTCATCTGTCCGATGCAATTGCCAATCTTCTACCTCTAATGGTATTCATATGGTTTGCGCTATTTTCTATACCCACAGGTGCCTTGATGAATAAGTATGGCAAGCGCAATGTAGTAATATTTTCGCTTCTGATCACGCTGATTGCCATGTTAATTCCTATATTGTTTTATTCCTTTGCAATGTCACTTGTCGCCTTTGCATTGTTAGGAATAGGTAATACTATCATTCAGGTATCTCTCAATCCTATGACTGCCGAAACAGTAGACAAGCCTTTTGTTCTCAGCACGCTTACTTGGGGACAGTTTTTCAAGTCTATATCTTCATTTTTAGGGCCTATTCTCGTTGGAACATCGGCCGCCTATCTGGGCGATTGGAAATACGTGTTTATCGCTTACAGCATTGTTACGCTGCTCTGTATGATATGGATTAAAGCTTCAATCAACAATACATTCACCGCTACTCCGGTGGTTAATCCCGCCAAAACTTTCGCATTGCTGGCAAACAAGACATTGCTCCGATTGTTTGTAGGCATACTTATGATAGTAGGCTTGGATGTAGGTTTGAATACAACTATACCCAGATATCTCATAGAGCATTGTCATATTCTACTTGACAGCGCAGCTTTAGGAACAAGTGTGTATTTTGCCGCAAAAATTACAGGTACACTAACTGGCGCCATCCTTCTCACCAAAGTCCGTGGCGGCAGAATGTTGCGTTATTGCATGATTACAGCCTTTGCAGCCTTTACGTGCTTGCTATTAACCAATCGCATAGAATGTCTGCTTGTGTTTATATTTATCATCGGCCTGGCATGTGCCAATGTTTTCTCTATTATCTATGCCAGTGCCATTCAATATATGCCACACAAAGACAATGAGGTTTCAGCATTGATGATTATGGCTGTTTCAGGAGGAGCTTTGATATCTCCACTTATGGGATTTATAGCCGACATATCCAATCAGACATTAAGCATGGCTATATTGTTAATTTGCATCATATATCTTTTTTTCATCTCATTCAAATTAGAATGA